From Novosphingobium resinovorum, the proteins below share one genomic window:
- a CDS encoding NUDIX domain-containing protein, giving the protein MLLLIRLPAPLHRALYRAAHAIRVKVWRVWRPRLDGVRILALDADERILLVRHSYGSDKWMPPGGGLKSGEDPVAAAVRETLEETGCALVGARLLTVSTEELHGSRNVVRVVRGAARGEPRADGREIVEACFFALDDLPQHMPRGLAEEIRHWAAA; this is encoded by the coding sequence TTGCTTCTGCTGATCCGTTTGCCCGCGCCGCTGCACCGGGCGCTCTACCGGGCGGCGCATGCGATACGCGTGAAGGTCTGGCGCGTATGGCGTCCGCGCCTCGACGGGGTGCGCATACTGGCGCTCGATGCGGATGAGCGCATCCTGCTGGTACGCCATTCCTATGGCTCAGACAAATGGATGCCGCCTGGAGGCGGCCTCAAATCCGGCGAGGACCCGGTCGCCGCTGCGGTGCGTGAAACTCTGGAGGAGACCGGCTGCGCACTCGTTGGCGCGCGCTTGCTGACAGTGAGCACCGAGGAACTGCACGGCAGCCGCAATGTTGTGCGGGTCGTGCGCGGGGCCGCCCGCGGCGAGCCGCGCGCCGATGGGCGCGAAATCGTTGAGGCGTGCTTCTTCGCCCTGGATGACTTGCCGCAGCACATGCCGCGTGGGCTGGCGGAGGAGATCAGGCACTGGGCGGCAGCTTGA
- a CDS encoding FkbM family methyltransferase produces MASQAGPIVDVGVNEGQTLLRILSIDADRENVGFEPQSACCALAQLFIKDNALRDATVVGVALSDSDCLLPFYAEGSYDEMGTLDVQSRARYVDTVPPQFVPARKGDGALQDLNMLAPAIIKVDVEGAQLSVFRGLSETIARARPICFVEVLPNYMGDDREAIDKDVAAANREKAAAIFQFFRDSGYRIYQIDLAGEESPIDAFDLDNPDAFLGSDCVTHPV; encoded by the coding sequence ATGGCTTCGCAGGCTGGACCGATCGTTGATGTCGGAGTGAACGAGGGGCAGACGTTGCTGCGCATCCTGTCGATCGACGCGGACAGAGAGAATGTCGGATTCGAGCCGCAGTCTGCATGTTGCGCGCTCGCTCAGCTTTTCATCAAGGACAACGCCCTTCGTGACGCGACGGTGGTCGGCGTTGCGCTCAGCGACAGTGATTGCCTCCTGCCGTTCTACGCGGAGGGTTCTTACGATGAAATGGGGACGCTCGATGTGCAATCGAGGGCGCGGTATGTTGACACTGTGCCGCCCCAGTTCGTTCCGGCGCGCAAAGGGGACGGGGCGTTGCAGGATCTGAACATGCTCGCGCCGGCCATTATCAAGGTCGATGTCGAAGGTGCCCAACTGAGCGTATTCCGGGGCTTGTCCGAAACGATCGCACGCGCCCGGCCGATCTGCTTCGTTGAGGTATTGCCGAATTATATGGGCGACGATCGGGAAGCCATCGATAAGGATGTTGCCGCGGCCAATCGCGAGAAGGCGGCAGCAATTTTCCAGTTCTTTCGGGATTCAGGATACCGGATTTACCAGATCGACCTTGCGGGCGAGGAATCGCCGATCGATGCTTTCGATCTCGACAATCCGGACGCTTTTCTCGGAAGCGACTGTGTTACCCATCCTGTGTAA
- a CDS encoding 6-phosphogluconolactonase — MLNVEMIEGADDAAIATWFAARLRSALAISTEIAVTAPGGSTPFPIFERLAAEDLPWPRIAVWPGDDRIVAEDHPASNVGKIRARLEPAGARIVPLTEDATPPHFAIAWLGMGGDGHIASLFPNTDPQVDDVLPVRRLTPDPLPPEAPFDRVSLTIPSLIDSDEIVFVIRGADKRAVFDAAIAGEHDLPVARLLRTTSAKVTCFC; from the coding sequence ATGCTCAACGTCGAAATGATCGAAGGCGCCGACGACGCTGCCATCGCCACCTGGTTCGCCGCGCGCCTGCGCAGTGCGCTGGCTATATCTACCGAGATCGCCGTGACCGCGCCGGGCGGCTCCACGCCTTTCCCGATCTTCGAGCGGCTTGCGGCCGAGGATCTCCCGTGGCCGCGCATTGCGGTGTGGCCGGGCGACGACCGCATCGTTGCCGAGGACCATCCCGCCAGCAACGTTGGCAAGATCCGCGCCCGGCTCGAGCCCGCCGGCGCGAGGATCGTCCCGCTGACCGAGGATGCGACGCCGCCGCATTTCGCCATCGCATGGCTGGGGATGGGCGGCGATGGTCATATCGCCTCGCTGTTCCCTAATACCGACCCCCAGGTCGATGATGTGCTGCCGGTTCGTCGGCTAACCCCCGATCCGCTCCCTCCCGAGGCGCCGTTTGATCGGGTGAGCCTCACCATCCCCTCGCTCATCGATAGCGACGAGATCGTGTTCGTCATCCGGGGTGCCGACAAGCGCGCGGTATTCGACGCGGCGATTGCCGGGGAGCATGACCTGCCCGTCGCCCGCCTGCTGCGTACGACTAGCGCGAAAGTCACTTGCTTCTGCTGA
- a CDS encoding DUF6429 family protein: protein MEIAKDKVDEAILALLWLNQHVTGVAWKGFDWATMNRLHERGLISDPARRRKSVWFTEEGDAAAEKAFRSLFSSGNDETSGSETTP, encoded by the coding sequence ATGGAGATTGCCAAGGACAAGGTGGATGAAGCCATACTCGCATTGCTTTGGCTCAACCAGCACGTAACGGGCGTGGCGTGGAAAGGCTTCGACTGGGCAACGATGAACCGCCTTCACGAGCGCGGGCTCATTTCCGACCCCGCACGGCGACGCAAGTCGGTGTGGTTCACCGAGGAGGGTGATGCCGCTGCGGAAAAAGCGTTCAGATCGCTGTTCAGCTCTGGAAATGACGAAACTTCCGGGTCAGAAACGACGCCGTAG